A genomic window from Pseudomonas alcaligenes includes:
- a CDS encoding DUF599 domain-containing protein produces the protein MLSDKAYLPHLLAALWFLGCWLGYARYAIWKGRDTACLASVMHLYREDWMRRMLLRENRIADASVIGNLERNASFFASSTLLILAGVLTVLGASDRAVSLLQDLPLVQAASRELSELKLICLAMVFVYAFFTFSWCMRQYNFASVLIGSAPLVAERGLSEPQREAYAVRTARVISMAANQFNLGLRSYYFGMATLGWFINPWFFMLLSAGVVLVLYHREFHSDVLKVMVHTQTTGTPTKEKNP, from the coding sequence ATGCTTTCCGACAAGGCTTACCTGCCGCACCTGCTGGCGGCGCTGTGGTTCCTGGGGTGCTGGCTGGGCTATGCCCGCTACGCGATCTGGAAGGGGCGCGACACGGCCTGCCTGGCCAGTGTGATGCATCTGTACCGCGAGGACTGGATGCGTCGCATGTTGCTGCGGGAAAACCGCATCGCCGACGCCAGTGTGATCGGAAACCTCGAGCGCAATGCCTCGTTCTTCGCCTCCAGTACCCTGCTCATCCTGGCCGGTGTGCTCACCGTGCTGGGCGCCTCGGATCGAGCGGTGTCGCTGCTGCAGGACCTGCCCCTGGTGCAGGCCGCCAGTCGTGAGCTGTCCGAGCTCAAGCTGATCTGCCTGGCGATGGTGTTCGTCTACGCCTTCTTCACCTTCAGCTGGTGCATGCGCCAATACAACTTCGCCTCGGTGCTGATCGGCTCGGCACCGCTGGTGGCCGAGCGCGGCCTATCGGAGCCGCAACGCGAGGCCTATGCGGTGCGTACCGCGCGGGTGATCTCGATGGCGGCCAATCAGTTCAACCTGGGCTTGCGCTCCTATTACTTCGGCATGGCGACCCTGGGCTGGTTCATCAACCCCTGGTTCTTCATGCTGCTCAGCGCCGGCGTGGTGCTGGTGCTGTATCACCGCGAGTTCCATTCCGATGTCCTGAAAGTGATGGTTCATACCCAGACCACCGGCACGCCGACCAAGGAGAAAAACCCATGA
- a CDS encoding PaaI family thioesterase, whose amino-acid sequence MSDNPVLERAERFLSALRHCQVLGLSVHEAKPAGLTLRLPYSTQIIGNPETGVIHGGAITTLMDTTCGISTVCVLPEFEICPTLDLRIDYMRPAQPHKDVFGFAECYRVTENIIFTRGYAYQDNPDEPIAHVVGAFMRMGKGAQGDKELKRNIQGGA is encoded by the coding sequence ATGAGCGATAACCCTGTTCTAGAGCGCGCCGAGCGCTTTCTGTCGGCCCTGCGCCATTGCCAGGTGCTGGGTCTTAGCGTGCATGAGGCCAAGCCCGCAGGCCTGACCCTGCGCCTACCGTACAGCACCCAGATCATCGGCAATCCGGAAACCGGGGTGATCCACGGCGGCGCCATCACCACCCTGATGGACACCACCTGCGGCATCTCCACCGTCTGCGTGCTGCCGGAGTTCGAGATCTGCCCGACCCTCGACCTGCGCATCGACTACATGCGCCCGGCCCAGCCGCACAAGGACGTCTTCGGCTTCGCCGAATGCTACCGGGTCACCGAGAACATCATCTTCACCCGCGGCTATGCCTATCAGGACAACCCGGACGAGCCGATCGCCCATGTGGTCGGTGCCTTCATGCGCATGGGCAAGGGCGCCCAGGGCGACAAGGAGCTCAAACGCAATATCCAGGGAGGTGCCTGA
- a CDS encoding MFS transporter: protein MDALLILGGLLLILVGLVWLVMRAFSTSLLWGWGSLIPPLTLVYVLRHWRMARQAVVLMALGCIPLVVGMVLMANRDAARLEAILSLRWLKEAPKAPAELDIRLHGELNGQPFKPQYAELIDGVLSLREGEDFFARREVTIRLPQAQKAPVQLDVLPEDEGALPEVEISWLLPEQDLPEARRLSQGYTLHLDLQALPPNKLQGDFHLVLPPSFKTSLSGRLELFADRLRYRDGRLDTRFDSRETLAKVIEDHLQRRFATRLVQLAELPDVTFPASELPLQVQARINGAEQSLALVLEKGPRGWQVRDDRYPELAAQEARAETLVQAEEPEQAPQASARPPLDRRLRFSLARLQRNPEQYRQLLMRVSKASGGTLEGRFVGLDGDGSIRLSQQLGSGAGQASFSFKPEEIARIELLQP, encoded by the coding sequence ATGGATGCGTTGCTGATCCTCGGCGGCCTGCTGCTGATCCTCGTCGGCCTGGTCTGGCTGGTGATGCGGGCCTTCTCCACCAGCCTGCTGTGGGGCTGGGGCAGCCTGATACCGCCGCTCACCCTGGTCTACGTGCTGCGCCACTGGCGCATGGCGCGCCAGGCCGTGGTGCTCATGGCCCTGGGCTGCATCCCGCTGGTGGTCGGCATGGTGCTGATGGCCAACCGGGATGCCGCGCGCCTGGAGGCCATCCTCAGCCTGCGTTGGCTCAAGGAGGCGCCCAAGGCCCCGGCCGAGCTGGATATCCGCCTGCATGGCGAGCTCAACGGCCAACCGTTCAAGCCGCAGTATGCCGAGCTGATCGACGGCGTGCTGAGCCTGCGCGAAGGCGAGGATTTCTTCGCCCGCCGCGAGGTGACCATCCGCCTGCCGCAGGCGCAGAAGGCCCCGGTGCAGCTGGATGTGCTGCCGGAAGACGAGGGCGCGCTGCCGGAGGTGGAGATCAGCTGGCTGCTGCCCGAGCAGGACCTGCCGGAGGCACGTCGCCTGAGCCAGGGCTATACCTTGCACCTGGACCTTCAGGCCCTGCCGCCGAACAAGCTGCAGGGCGACTTCCACCTGGTCCTGCCGCCGTCCTTCAAGACCAGCCTGAGTGGGCGCCTGGAGCTGTTCGCCGACCGCCTGCGCTACCGGGACGGTCGCCTCGATACCCGCTTCGATTCCCGCGAGACCCTGGCCAAGGTCATCGAGGACCACCTGCAGCGGCGCTTCGCCACCCGCCTGGTGCAGCTGGCCGAGCTGCCGGACGTGACCTTCCCGGCGAGTGAGTTGCCGCTGCAGGTGCAGGCCAGGATCAACGGCGCCGAGCAGAGCCTGGCGCTGGTGCTGGAGAAAGGCCCGCGTGGCTGGCAGGTGCGCGATGATCGCTATCCCGAGCTGGCGGCCCAGGAGGCGCGCGCCGAAACGTTGGTCCAGGCCGAGGAGCCGGAACAAGCCCCGCAGGCCAGCGCCCGGCCCCCCCTGGATCGCCGCCTGCGTTTCTCCCTGGCACGCCTGCAGCGCAACCCGGAACAGTACCGGCAACTGCTGATGCGTGTGAGCAAGGCCAGCGGCGGCACCCTGGAGGGGCGCTTCGTCGGTCTCGACGGCGATGGCAGCATCCGCCTCAGCCAGCAGCTGGGCAGCGGCGCCGGCCAGGCCAGCTTCAGCTTCAAGCCGGAAGAGATCGCGCGTATCGAGCTGTTGCAGCCCTGA
- a CDS encoding MAPEG family protein, with translation MTLPLWCLFISAILIFLAKIPVAKAMAEEGGGRYDNHHPRAQQARLTGFGARALAAHQNSFEAFPLFAAGVLVAHVTQSQGGLVDGAALLFVLARVLYVVLYWADLAWQRSLVWVVGLACSLLLMLSPALA, from the coding sequence ATGACATTGCCACTGTGGTGCCTGTTCATCAGCGCGATATTGATCTTTCTGGCCAAGATCCCGGTGGCCAAGGCCATGGCCGAGGAGGGCGGTGGGCGCTACGACAACCATCACCCGCGGGCCCAGCAGGCACGCTTGACGGGCTTCGGCGCGCGCGCTCTGGCGGCGCATCAGAACAGCTTCGAGGCTTTCCCTCTGTTCGCCGCCGGCGTGCTGGTGGCGCATGTGACCCAGAGCCAGGGGGGGCTGGTGGACGGGGCGGCGCTGCTGTTCGTGCTCGCCCGGGTACTCTATGTGGTGCTGTACTGGGCCGATCTGGCCTGGCAGCGTAGCCTGGTATGGGTGGTGGGGCTGGCCTGCAGCCTGCTGCTGATGCTCAGCCCGGCGTTGGCCTGA
- the uvrC gene encoding excinuclease ABC subunit UvrC, with the protein MTATPFDPSAFLATCSGRPGVYRMLDETGRLLYVGKASNLKKRLASYFRKTGLAPKTAALVARIAQVETTIVANETEALLLEQTLIKQWRPPYNILLRDDKSYPYVLLSDGDFPRLGIHRGAKSAKGRYFGPYPSAGAIRESLALLQKTFLVRQCEDSYFKNRTRPCLQYQIKRCKAPCVGLVEPAEYAEDVRHSVMFLEGRSSALTDELSTAMEKAAQALEFERAAELRDQIAQLRRVQDQQSMEGGSGDVDVVAAIVNPGGACVHLIGVRGGRVLGSKNFFPQVGIEEEGGAVLSAFLAQYYLSSHERDLPGELIVNVTHEDLPTVAAAIAELRGRELTISHRVRGTRARWQQLAVTNAEQALGARLADRQQVAARFEALAEALDLDEAPQRLECYDISHSSGEATVASCVVFGPEGPLKSDYRRYNIEGVTAGDDYAAMRQALTRRFGKLKDGEGKLPDVLLVDGGKGQLAMAREVLEELAVPELILLGVAKGVTRKPGLETLYLNDAEHEFTLPGDSPALHLIQQIRDEAHRFAITGHRARRGKARRTSSLEDVAGIGPKRRRELLKHFGGLQELNRASVEEIAKAPGISKKLAESIYAALHSE; encoded by the coding sequence ATGACCGCCACGCCCTTCGATCCGAGCGCCTTCCTCGCCACCTGCAGCGGCAGACCCGGTGTGTACCGCATGCTCGACGAGACGGGCAGGCTGCTCTACGTCGGCAAGGCGTCCAACCTGAAGAAGCGCCTGGCCAGCTACTTCCGCAAGACCGGCCTGGCACCGAAGACCGCCGCCCTGGTGGCGCGCATCGCCCAGGTCGAGACCACGATCGTGGCCAACGAGACCGAGGCGCTGCTGCTGGAGCAGACGCTGATCAAACAGTGGCGCCCGCCCTACAACATCCTGTTGCGTGACGATAAGTCCTACCCCTACGTGCTGCTGTCCGATGGCGACTTCCCGCGCCTGGGCATCCATCGCGGAGCCAAGTCGGCGAAGGGGCGCTACTTCGGCCCCTATCCCAGCGCCGGCGCGATCCGCGAGAGCCTGGCGCTGCTGCAGAAGACCTTCCTGGTGCGCCAGTGCGAGGACAGCTATTTCAAGAACCGCACCCGGCCCTGCCTGCAGTACCAGATCAAGCGCTGCAAGGCGCCCTGCGTCGGCCTGGTGGAGCCGGCCGAGTACGCCGAGGACGTGCGCCATTCGGTGATGTTCCTCGAGGGGCGCAGCAGTGCGCTGACGGACGAGCTGTCCACGGCGATGGAGAAGGCGGCGCAGGCCCTGGAGTTCGAACGCGCCGCCGAGCTGCGCGACCAGATCGCCCAGCTGCGCCGGGTGCAGGACCAGCAGAGCATGGAAGGCGGCAGCGGCGACGTGGACGTGGTGGCCGCCATCGTCAATCCGGGTGGCGCCTGCGTGCACCTGATCGGAGTGCGCGGCGGGCGGGTGCTGGGCAGCAAGAATTTCTTCCCGCAGGTGGGTATCGAGGAGGAGGGCGGCGCCGTACTTTCCGCATTCCTTGCCCAGTACTACCTGTCCAGCCACGAACGCGACCTGCCGGGCGAGCTGATCGTCAACGTCACCCACGAGGACCTGCCGACGGTGGCTGCCGCGATTGCCGAGCTGCGCGGGCGCGAGCTGACCATCAGCCACCGCGTGCGCGGTACCCGGGCGCGCTGGCAGCAGCTGGCGGTGACCAATGCCGAACAGGCGCTGGGCGCGCGCCTGGCCGATCGCCAGCAGGTGGCCGCGCGCTTCGAGGCACTGGCCGAGGCGCTGGACCTGGATGAGGCGCCGCAACGCCTGGAGTGCTACGACATCAGCCATTCCAGCGGCGAGGCCACCGTGGCCTCTTGCGTGGTGTTCGGTCCGGAGGGGCCGCTGAAGTCCGACTACCGCCGCTACAACATCGAGGGTGTCACCGCCGGCGACGACTACGCGGCGATGCGCCAGGCGCTTACCCGGCGCTTCGGCAAGCTCAAGGATGGTGAAGGCAAGCTGCCGGACGTGCTGCTGGTGGACGGTGGCAAGGGCCAGCTGGCCATGGCGCGCGAAGTGCTGGAAGAGCTGGCGGTGCCGGAGCTGATCCTGCTCGGCGTGGCCAAGGGCGTGACCCGCAAGCCAGGCCTGGAAACCCTCTATCTCAATGATGCCGAGCACGAGTTCACCTTGCCCGGTGACTCGCCGGCCCTGCACCTGATCCAGCAGATCCGCGACGAGGCGCACCGCTTCGCCATCACTGGGCATCGCGCGCGACGTGGCAAGGCGCGGCGCACCTCGAGCCTGGAGGATGTCGCCGGCATCGGTCCCAAGCGCCGGCGCGAGCTGCTCAAGCACTTCGGCGGGCTGCAGGAGCTCAACCGCGCCAGCGTCGAGGAGATCGCCAAGGCGCCGGGTATCAGCAAAAAGCTCGCCGAGTCGATTTATGCCGCCCTGCACAGCGAGTAG
- a CDS encoding AAA family ATPase — protein MHSTHSVGQANSGGSENLQAAQPPLQQAQHPSQYPNGGNPAISAPAAAQPPTLPWLAAAQERNPHLTPEVAQAQAIAEAQREATKAKEIELQIEGKKLEREKVRHRVLTQPRTIDPNKIKLEFAMPEDIETATVTYLVDPFLPRQCVVGFFGRGGTAKSSFLATMAAMISHHASTVWISAEELKGWITARHIKAGGAPGSLMVFAGIETDEHSGQQIQVFGVYEHLDATINMANITAMNAGTPPVRLVVLDTAVALTIWAPGQSPNDDASVKRLLAYMQTLAEKHDVTIAFIGHNNKRSSQNTEHFEDMVAGAGAWVTSPRVAFAHARDKCEEHAYVMRLAKPQLTPRFLVTYKTEAVHTLAQRADAPASVLCKAVLGECVWGEDESARVFDAATGKETEEDSGRALDQKMTTVSQVVEALVQAVHVTHAGQDVTRDMVHSVLNRVVNGRRWKDVDDMLRLAQFQYRIDVVRGANNQVLYRKAALT, from the coding sequence ATGCACAGCACGCATAGCGTAGGACAAGCCAATTCTGGCGGCTCGGAGAATTTGCAGGCCGCACAGCCGCCGCTACAGCAAGCGCAGCACCCCAGCCAGTACCCCAATGGCGGCAACCCCGCGATCTCGGCCCCTGCCGCCGCGCAGCCGCCCACGCTCCCGTGGCTTGCCGCTGCACAAGAGCGCAATCCGCACCTGACCCCGGAAGTCGCACAGGCTCAGGCGATAGCTGAGGCGCAGCGGGAAGCAACCAAGGCCAAGGAGATAGAGCTTCAAATCGAAGGGAAGAAGCTCGAACGCGAAAAGGTGCGGCACCGTGTCCTGACCCAGCCGCGAACCATCGACCCGAACAAGATCAAGCTGGAGTTCGCCATGCCGGAAGATATCGAAACAGCCACAGTCACCTACCTTGTTGATCCGTTCCTGCCGCGTCAATGCGTCGTCGGCTTCTTCGGGCGTGGCGGCACTGCCAAGTCGTCTTTCCTCGCAACGATGGCGGCCATGATTAGCCACCACGCCTCCACCGTCTGGATCAGTGCGGAGGAATTGAAGGGGTGGATTACTGCTCGCCACATCAAGGCGGGTGGCGCGCCCGGCTCGCTAATGGTTTTCGCTGGCATCGAGACCGACGAGCACAGCGGACAACAGATTCAGGTCTTCGGCGTCTATGAGCATCTGGACGCGACCATCAACATGGCGAACATCACGGCGATGAACGCGGGGACGCCACCCGTGCGACTCGTCGTGCTTGATACCGCCGTGGCACTGACCATCTGGGCACCGGGACAAAGCCCCAACGATGACGCCTCAGTTAAGCGCCTGCTCGCATACATGCAGACGCTGGCGGAAAAGCATGACGTGACAATTGCCTTCATCGGTCACAACAACAAGCGCAGCAGCCAGAACACGGAACACTTTGAGGACATGGTGGCAGGTGCTGGCGCATGGGTTACGTCACCACGGGTTGCATTCGCGCATGCCCGCGACAAGTGCGAAGAGCACGCCTATGTCATGCGACTGGCAAAACCCCAGCTCACGCCGCGCTTTCTTGTCACCTACAAGACGGAGGCCGTGCATACGCTGGCACAACGCGCAGACGCTCCAGCGTCGGTGCTGTGTAAGGCGGTGCTCGGTGAATGCGTATGGGGCGAGGATGAATCGGCGCGCGTGTTCGATGCCGCCACCGGCAAGGAGACCGAAGAAGACAGCGGGCGCGCACTCGATCAGAAGATGACCACAGTGTCACAGGTAGTCGAGGCGCTGGTGCAGGCGGTTCATGTGACGCATGCAGGCCAGGACGTGACCCGCGACATGGTGCATAGCGTTCTGAATCGAGTGGTGAATGGTCGCCGCTGGAAGGACGTGGACGACATGCTCCGCTTGGCTCAATTCCAGTATCGAATCGACGTTGTGCGCGGAGCGAACAATCAGGTGCTTTACCGAAAAGCGGCGCTGACGTGA
- a CDS encoding helix-turn-helix domain-containing protein, with product MSTISALNPDLLTNEEAAALLGIKPNTLEIWRTKGKGPEFVKLGQTKSAPIRYLRTKIFEFIEAQSFRSTSAYAPNAKQAV from the coding sequence ATGTCCACCATATCCGCACTCAACCCTGATCTGCTGACGAACGAAGAAGCAGCCGCACTGCTCGGCATCAAGCCCAACACCCTCGAAATCTGGCGCACCAAAGGCAAAGGCCCGGAGTTTGTGAAGCTCGGGCAAACCAAGTCCGCGCCCATCCGCTACCTGCGCACCAAGATTTTCGAGTTCATCGAGGCGCAGTCCTTCCGCAGTACCAGCGCCTACGCGCCGAACGCCAAACAAGCAGTTTGA
- a CDS encoding PaaI family thioesterase, translated as MAALNLNTLVRQAHEKNDYDALISLIPYAKLIGIECLRLGDDMVFRLPASKDNIGNPILPALHGGVIAGFMEHAAMLHLLMFMGIPHLPKIIDFSIDYLRAGHYRDTYAQCQVWRQGRRVANVAITAWQTSQSEPIATARAHFKVDEP; from the coding sequence ATGGCCGCGCTCAACCTCAATACCCTGGTGCGCCAGGCCCATGAGAAGAACGACTACGACGCGCTGATCAGCCTGATCCCCTACGCCAAGCTGATCGGCATCGAGTGCCTGCGCCTGGGCGACGACATGGTGTTCCGCCTGCCGGCGAGCAAGGACAACATCGGCAACCCGATCCTGCCGGCGCTGCACGGCGGGGTCATCGCCGGCTTCATGGAACATGCGGCCATGCTGCACCTGCTGATGTTCATGGGCATCCCGCATTTGCCGAAAATCATCGACTTCTCGATAGATTACCTGCGCGCCGGTCATTATCGTGACACCTACGCCCAGTGCCAGGTGTGGCGCCAGGGCCGGCGGGTGGCCAACGTCGCCATCACGGCCTGGCAGACCAGCCAGAGCGAGCCTATCGCCACAGCACGCGCCCACTTCAAGGTCGACGAACCCTGA
- a CDS encoding tyrosine-type recombinase/integrase, with amino-acid sequence MPKLTKNYIDKITAPADKEAFHWDDSLKGFGLRVTPTGKITYIVQGRVNGSSPRISIGPHGVFTVDQARDVAREHLRSMRMGIDPRAVAKKEAAHRVTLRDVADAYKRDRPLKDSSKAEIERHVTTTFEAWLKKPLRDINREMVTKRFNDIKNKGTRGDGPAPAQANQSMAVLRALFNYAIREYREPDGSPVLTDNPVDVLYKKWVPLKPRTSRVPDSKVGAVWSFLTHARDQAYNRDTLASIDLVMLLMLTGLRIGECSELTWDRVNLEEGWIHIPDPKNSNPVWLPLSTQAVQLLTTRQRVKGSPFVFSSWGKAGHIKDPRDTMKKVSEAAGTKITPHDLRRTFTTIGIANCGIDLHKVELLTNHVPKGVTARHYLETSHLQYLKPETQHISDWIEQQAVALNDRSES; translated from the coding sequence ATGCCTAAGCTGACGAAGAACTACATCGACAAGATCACCGCGCCCGCTGACAAGGAGGCGTTCCACTGGGACGACTCGCTCAAGGGGTTCGGCCTCCGGGTCACCCCTACCGGCAAGATCACCTACATCGTGCAGGGGCGCGTCAACGGCAGTTCGCCCCGCATCAGCATCGGCCCGCATGGGGTCTTCACTGTCGATCAAGCCCGTGATGTTGCCCGCGAGCACCTGCGCAGCATGCGCATGGGCATCGACCCGCGCGCCGTCGCCAAGAAGGAGGCGGCGCACCGCGTCACCCTCCGCGACGTGGCCGACGCCTACAAGCGCGACCGCCCATTGAAGGACAGTAGCAAGGCCGAGATTGAACGCCATGTGACCACAACCTTTGAGGCATGGCTCAAGAAGCCGCTCAGGGACATCAACCGCGAGATGGTCACGAAGCGTTTCAACGACATCAAGAACAAAGGCACGCGCGGCGATGGGCCAGCCCCGGCGCAGGCGAACCAGTCAATGGCGGTGCTTCGCGCCTTGTTCAACTACGCCATCCGCGAATACCGCGAGCCGGACGGGTCGCCAGTGCTGACTGATAACCCCGTCGATGTGCTCTATAAGAAGTGGGTGCCGCTGAAGCCGCGCACTAGCCGCGTCCCGGATAGCAAGGTCGGCGCGGTGTGGTCATTCCTCACACATGCCCGCGACCAAGCCTACAACCGAGACACGCTGGCAAGCATCGACCTTGTGATGCTGCTCATGCTCACTGGCCTGCGGATTGGCGAGTGCAGCGAACTGACATGGGACAGGGTCAACCTTGAGGAAGGCTGGATTCACATACCCGACCCGAAGAACAGCAACCCCGTCTGGCTGCCGCTATCCACGCAGGCGGTGCAGTTGCTGACCACGCGCCAGCGCGTCAAGGGTAGCCCGTTCGTGTTCTCGTCCTGGGGCAAGGCTGGGCATATCAAAGACCCGCGCGACACGATGAAGAAAGTCAGCGAGGCAGCGGGCACGAAGATCACACCGCACGACCTGCGCCGCACCTTTACGACCATCGGCATCGCCAATTGCGGGATCGACTTGCACAAGGTCGAATTGCTGACGAACCATGTGCCCAAGGGCGTTACCGCGCGCCACTACCTTGAGACTTCGCACCTGCAATATCTCAAGCCTGAAACGCAGCACATATCCGACTGGATCGAGCAGCAAGCGGTGGCCTTAAACGACCGTTCAGAAAGCTAA
- the pgsA gene encoding CDP-diacylglycerol--glycerol-3-phosphate 3-phosphatidyltransferase has translation MNIPNLLTVLRVALIPVFILFFYLPFAWSYWAASAVFALAAVTDWFDGYLARRWEQSTPFGAFLDPVADKLMVAVALVLLVEEHANLWLSLPAVIIIGREIVVSALREWMAELGARAHVAVSNLGKWKTAAQMVALIILLGNPPQLTVWVGLGYVLLIVAAALTLWSMLQYLLAAWPHLSIDAEKK, from the coding sequence ATGAACATCCCCAACCTGCTCACCGTACTGCGCGTCGCCCTGATTCCGGTCTTCATCCTGTTTTTCTATCTGCCGTTCGCCTGGAGCTACTGGGCGGCCAGCGCGGTGTTCGCCCTGGCGGCGGTGACCGACTGGTTCGACGGCTACCTGGCCCGGCGCTGGGAGCAAAGCACGCCGTTCGGCGCCTTCCTCGACCCGGTGGCGGACAAGCTGATGGTGGCCGTGGCGCTGGTGCTGCTGGTGGAGGAGCACGCCAACCTGTGGCTGAGCCTGCCGGCGGTGATCATCATCGGCCGCGAGATCGTGGTGTCCGCGCTGCGCGAGTGGATGGCCGAGCTGGGCGCGCGGGCGCACGTGGCCGTGTCCAATCTGGGCAAGTGGAAGACCGCCGCGCAGATGGTGGCGCTGATCATCCTGCTGGGTAATCCGCCGCAACTGACCGTCTGGGTCGGCCTCGGTTACGTCCTGCTGATCGTGGCGGCGGCACTCACCCTGTGGTCCATGCTGCAATACCTGCTGGCTGCCTGGCCGCACCTCAGCATCGATGCCGAGAAGAAATAA
- the uvrY gene encoding UvrY/SirA/GacA family response regulator transcription factor: MIKVLVVDDHDLVRTGITRMLADIDGLQVIGQADCGEEALKKVRELHPDVVLMDVKMPGIGGLEATRKLLRSYPDLKVIAVTACEDDLFPTRLLQAGAAGYLTKGAALEEMVQAIRMAFAGQRYLSPQIAQQLALKSFQPNSGGSPFDLLSEREIQIALMIANCQKVQTISDKLCLSPKTVNTYRYRIYEKLSINSDVELALLAVRHGMVDAVS; encoded by the coding sequence TTGATTAAGGTGCTGGTGGTCGACGACCACGATCTGGTTCGAACAGGCATTACCCGCATGCTGGCCGATATCGATGGCCTGCAGGTCATCGGCCAGGCCGATTGCGGCGAGGAAGCCCTGAAGAAAGTCCGCGAGCTGCACCCCGATGTGGTCCTGATGGACGTCAAGATGCCCGGCATCGGTGGTCTCGAAGCGACCCGCAAGCTGCTGCGCAGCTATCCCGACCTCAAGGTGATCGCCGTCACCGCCTGCGAGGACGATCTGTTCCCCACTCGCCTGCTGCAGGCCGGCGCCGCCGGTTACCTGACCAAGGGCGCGGCGCTGGAGGAGATGGTCCAGGCCATCCGCATGGCCTTCGCCGGCCAGCGTTACCTGAGCCCGCAGATCGCCCAGCAGCTGGCGCTGAAATCCTTCCAGCCGAACAGCGGTGGCTCGCCCTTCGATCTGCTGTCCGAGCGCGAGATCCAGATTGCCCTGATGATCGCCAACTGCCAGAAGGTGCAGACCATCTCCGACAAGCTTTGCCTGTCGCCGAAGACGGTGAACACCTACCGCTACCGCATCTACGAGAAGCTGTCGATCAACAGCGATGTGGAACTGGCGCTGCTGGCCGTGCGTCACGGCATGGTCGACGCCGTCAGCTGA